In one Vibrio sp. VB16 genomic region, the following are encoded:
- the aceE gene encoding pyruvate dehydrogenase (acetyl-transferring), homodimeric type, with the protein MSEVINNDVDALETQEWLAALESVVREEGLERAQFLLETVLDKARLDGVDMPTGVTTNYINTISPDQEPAYPGDTTLERRIRSIIRWNAIMIVLRASKKDLELGGHMASFQSSAAFYETCFNHFFRAPNAKDGGDLVYYQGHISPGIYSRAFVEGRLTAEQLDNFRQEVGGKGIPSYPHPKLMPEFWQFPTVSMGLGPISSIYQARFLKYLDGRGLKDTSEQRVFAFLGDGEMDEPESRGAISFAAREKLDNLCFLINCNLQRLDGPVMGNGKIIQELEGLFKGAGWNVVKVVWGSGWDALLAKDTSGKLLQLMNEVVDGDYQTFKSKDGAYVREHFFGRYPETAALVSDMTDAEIFALKRGGHDSSKLYAAYQNAAQTKDRPTVILAKTVKGYGMGGAAEGMNIAHQVKKMDMTHVQQLRDRLGLKDLVSDEEMKSLPYLKLEEGSAEFEYLHARRKALHGYTPVRLPNFTQPLEIPQLDEFKPLLEEQKRDISSTMAFVRTLNVLLKNKGIGKNIVPIVADEARTFGMEGLFRQIGIYNPQGQNYTPQDRDIVSYYKEATSGQVLQEGINELGAMSSWVAAATSYSTNDLPMIPFYIYYSMFGFQRVGDMAWMAGDQQARGFLLGATAGRTTLNGEGLQHEDGHSHIMASTVPNCISYDPTFAYEVAVIVQDGIRRMYGDQENVYYYLTLMNENYAMPAMPEGVEEGIRKGIYKLETHEGSEGKVQLLSSGTIMNEVRKAAEILSEEYGVASDVYSVTSFNEVTRDGQEAERYNMLHPEAEAKVPYIVDVMGSEPAIAATDYMKNYAEQVRAFIPAESYKVLGTDGFGRSDSRENLRRHFEVNAGYVVVAALNELAKRGDVEKSVVAEAIKRFDIDADKTNPLYA; encoded by the coding sequence ATGTCTGAAGTCATTAATAATGACGTTGATGCACTGGAAACTCAAGAGTGGCTTGCTGCACTAGAGTCAGTAGTACGTGAAGAGGGTTTAGAGCGTGCACAGTTCTTACTAGAAACAGTTTTAGATAAAGCACGTCTTGATGGTGTAGATATGCCTACTGGTGTTACTACAAACTACATCAATACGATATCTCCCGATCAAGAACCCGCTTATCCAGGTGATACTACTTTAGAGCGTCGTATTCGTTCTATTATTCGCTGGAATGCAATTATGATTGTATTACGCGCCTCTAAGAAAGATTTAGAGTTGGGCGGTCATATGGCGTCTTTTCAATCTTCAGCTGCGTTCTATGAAACGTGTTTTAATCACTTCTTTCGCGCACCCAATGCGAAGGATGGTGGTGACTTAGTTTACTATCAAGGCCATATTTCTCCGGGTATTTATTCTCGTGCATTCGTAGAAGGCCGATTGACGGCAGAGCAGCTTGATAATTTTCGTCAGGAAGTGGGTGGCAAGGGTATTCCTTCTTATCCGCATCCAAAATTAATGCCCGAATTCTGGCAGTTCCCAACTGTCTCTATGGGACTTGGCCCTATTTCTTCTATTTACCAAGCTCGATTCCTCAAGTATTTAGATGGACGTGGACTTAAAGATACATCTGAGCAGCGTGTTTTTGCGTTTTTAGGTGATGGTGAAATGGATGAGCCGGAGTCACGCGGCGCGATCTCATTTGCCGCTCGTGAAAAACTTGATAATTTATGCTTCCTTATTAACTGTAACCTACAGAGACTTGATGGTCCTGTAATGGGCAACGGTAAGATAATTCAAGAGTTAGAAGGCTTATTTAAAGGCGCGGGTTGGAATGTAGTTAAGGTTGTTTGGGGCAGCGGCTGGGATGCACTGCTTGCCAAAGATACATCAGGTAAACTACTGCAGTTAATGAATGAAGTAGTTGATGGTGATTATCAAACATTTAAATCCAAAGATGGCGCGTATGTACGTGAGCATTTCTTTGGACGTTATCCCGAAACTGCAGCGCTTGTGTCTGATATGACAGATGCTGAGATCTTCGCCCTAAAACGTGGCGGTCATGATTCTTCGAAGCTTTATGCCGCGTACCAAAATGCAGCACAAACCAAAGATCGCCCAACGGTTATCCTTGCTAAAACAGTTAAAGGTTATGGGATGGGTGGAGCAGCTGAAGGTATGAACATCGCTCACCAAGTGAAGAAAATGGACATGACACATGTTCAACAACTTCGTGATCGTTTAGGCCTAAAAGATCTTGTTTCTGATGAAGAAATGAAGTCTCTGCCTTACTTAAAACTGGAAGAAGGGAGCGCTGAATTCGAATATCTACACGCTCGTCGTAAAGCGTTGCATGGTTATACACCTGTTCGTTTGCCTAACTTCACTCAGCCGTTAGAAATACCTCAACTGGATGAGTTTAAGCCACTACTTGAAGAACAAAAGCGTGACATCTCGTCAACAATGGCATTTGTGCGTACGCTTAATGTGTTACTGAAAAATAAAGGCATTGGTAAGAATATTGTTCCTATCGTTGCTGATGAAGCGCGTACTTTCGGTATGGAAGGTTTATTCCGACAAATTGGTATTTATAACCCACAAGGGCAAAACTATACACCTCAGGATCGAGATATTGTCTCTTATTATAAAGAAGCGACATCAGGTCAGGTACTTCAAGAAGGTATCAATGAGCTAGGTGCAATGTCTTCATGGGTGGCGGCTGCGACATCGTACAGCACCAATGATTTGCCAATGATTCCATTTTATATCTACTATTCTATGTTTGGTTTCCAACGTGTTGGAGATATGGCTTGGATGGCCGGTGACCAACAAGCACGTGGTTTCCTATTGGGAGCAACGGCGGGTCGTACAACATTGAATGGTGAAGGTCTTCAACATGAAGATGGTCATAGCCATATCATGGCAAGTACAGTACCAAATTGTATCTCTTATGATCCCACTTTTGCTTATGAAGTGGCTGTTATTGTACAAGACGGTATTCGTCGCATGTATGGTGACCAAGAGAACGTGTACTACTATTTGACACTTATGAATGAAAACTATGCGATGCCAGCGATGCCAGAAGGTGTTGAAGAAGGTATTCGTAAAGGTATCTATAAGCTCGAAACTCACGAAGGTAGTGAAGGCAAAGTTCAATTGCTGAGCTCTGGAACTATCATGAATGAAGTTCGCAAAGCAGCAGAAATTCTAAGTGAAGAGTATGGTGTTGCCTCTGATGTTTATTCTGTTACCTCGTTCAATGAAGTCACTCGTGATGGGCAAGAAGCGGAACGTTACAACATGCTTCATCCTGAAGCAGAAGCAAAAGTGCCTTATATCGTTGACGTTATGGGTTCTGAACCAGCAATTGCAGCAACGGATTATATGAAGAACTATGCGGAGCAAGTTCGTGCATTTATCCCTGCCGAGTCTTATAAAGTGCTTGGTACTGATGGCTTTGGTCGTTCAGATAGTCGCGAAAATCTGCGTCGTCACTTTGAAGTGAACGCTGGATATGTCGTTGTCGCAGCTCTAAATGAACTGGCGAAACGTGGTGATGTTGAGAAATCTGTGGTAGCTGAAGCAATCAAGAGATTCGACATCGATGCAGATAAAACTAACCCGTTATACGCATAA
- the pdhR gene encoding pyruvate dehydrogenase complex transcriptional repressor PdhR encodes MAYQRIRQPKLSDVIEKEIERLILEGTFSPGQQLPPERELATQFDVSRPSIREAIQRLEARRLLTRRQGGGTFVSESLWKGFSDPLLELLSTHNETQLDLLESRHALEGISAYFAALRGTEEDYIRIRSIQVRIQKAEEEKNVEQEAAEVMKSLIAITDAAHNVVLLHIVRSLAPLLEQNVLQNLKLLNRRSDVAGKVSRHRANIVDAIVSGQPEQARELSHSHLAYIEETLLDINREESRRKRSLRRIQQSDKS; translated from the coding sequence ATGGCTTATCAAAGGATACGTCAGCCTAAACTTTCCGATGTGATAGAGAAAGAAATTGAAAGGCTGATATTAGAAGGAACATTCTCACCAGGCCAGCAATTGCCGCCGGAGAGAGAACTAGCGACGCAATTTGATGTCTCGCGTCCTTCTATCCGTGAAGCGATTCAAAGACTAGAAGCCAGACGTCTTTTGACTCGTCGTCAAGGTGGTGGAACCTTCGTAAGCGAAAGCTTATGGAAAGGTTTTTCAGATCCGCTACTTGAACTTCTATCTACTCATAATGAAACCCAATTAGACTTGTTAGAATCTCGCCACGCATTAGAAGGAATATCGGCCTACTTTGCCGCTTTGCGTGGGACAGAAGAAGATTATATAAGAATTCGCAGTATCCAAGTGCGGATCCAAAAAGCGGAAGAAGAGAAAAATGTAGAGCAAGAAGCCGCCGAAGTAATGAAATCACTCATCGCTATCACTGACGCCGCCCATAATGTTGTGCTACTACATATTGTTCGAAGCCTAGCGCCTCTTCTTGAGCAAAACGTATTACAGAATTTAAAACTATTGAACCGCCGCAGTGATGTGGCTGGAAAAGTAAGTAGACACAGAGCTAATATTGTTGATGCGATCGTTTCTGGACAGCCTGAACAGGCTCGTGAACTTTCTCATTCTCATTTAGCTTATATCGAGGAAACATTGTTGGATATCAATCGTGAAGAGAGTAGAAGGAAACGCTCTTTACGTAGAATCCAGCAGAGCGATAAGTCGTAA
- the zapD gene encoding cell division protein ZapD has product MTKHKFEHPLNEKTRIYLRVEALMRQMHHSASFVDNLQYHQFFRSIFDLLEIFEQIQLKAELAKDLEKQRLNYKHWLNVDGVDQEKLLTVLEELDTTHKYLMAAERFGRTLKEDRFLSSIRQRFNLPGGTCCFDLPALHYWNHLPIEQRQRNAQGWMNTLAPLSKSLNLWLKLCRETGYFNPQIARNGFYQSDAEEANILRLNIPLADGVFPMISGHKNRFAIKFMSFDNGQAYSQDVEFDLAICN; this is encoded by the coding sequence ATGACAAAACACAAATTTGAACACCCACTAAATGAAAAGACCCGTATCTATCTTAGAGTAGAAGCACTCATGAGACAGATGCACCACTCCGCAAGCTTTGTCGATAATCTACAGTATCATCAATTTTTCCGTTCAATTTTTGATTTACTTGAGATATTTGAACAGATCCAATTAAAAGCTGAATTAGCCAAAGATTTAGAGAAGCAGCGCCTTAATTATAAGCATTGGTTAAACGTTGATGGTGTTGACCAAGAGAAGCTACTTACTGTATTGGAAGAGTTAGACACAACTCATAAGTATCTCATGGCTGCAGAACGCTTTGGTCGTACATTGAAAGAAGACCGATTTTTAAGCTCCATACGTCAACGATTTAACTTACCTGGTGGAACATGTTGTTTTGACCTACCGGCTTTGCATTATTGGAATCACCTCCCTATCGAGCAAAGACAAAGAAATGCTCAAGGATGGATGAACACGTTGGCACCCTTGTCAAAATCACTTAATCTATGGTTAAAACTCTGCCGAGAAACCGGATATTTTAATCCACAAATAGCCCGTAACGGCTTTTATCAGAGTGATGCAGAAGAGGCAAATATCTTACGTTTGAATATACCGTTAGCTGATGGTGTTTTCCCGATGATTTCGGGACACAAAAATCGATTTGCGATAAAATTTATGTCCTTTGATAATGGACAAGCCTATAGCCAAGATGTCGAATTCGATCTTGCTATTTGTAATTAA
- the coaE gene encoding dephospho-CoA kinase (Dephospho-CoA kinase (CoaE) performs the final step in coenzyme A biosynthesis.) translates to MPYIIGLTGGISSGKTTVANLFQHHFNIGIVDADVVAREVVGPGTIGLAEITEHFGRDILSPNGELNRTALRSRVFTDQNEKTWLNNLLHPMIRDKMKQDLDKITTPYALLVVPLLVENQLQSMTDRILVVDVSTEVQIRRTMERDNVSKSQVKSILSAQASRADKLKFADDVIQNDNENIDLLPQVSKLHQHYMSLSRA, encoded by the coding sequence ATGCCATATATAATTGGATTAACGGGAGGCATTTCTAGCGGCAAAACGACGGTTGCCAATCTATTTCAGCACCACTTCAATATCGGTATTGTTGATGCCGACGTCGTTGCAAGAGAAGTTGTTGGACCCGGCACTATTGGTTTAGCCGAAATTACTGAACACTTTGGAAGAGATATACTAAGTCCAAATGGTGAACTCAATAGAACAGCACTACGATCTCGGGTATTTACAGACCAGAATGAGAAGACTTGGCTGAATAACTTGCTGCATCCCATGATTCGCGACAAGATGAAACAAGATCTCGATAAGATAACAACACCTTATGCACTATTAGTAGTTCCCTTATTGGTTGAAAATCAACTACAATCAATGACAGATCGAATCTTAGTCGTTGATGTCAGTACTGAGGTGCAAATAAGGCGGACAATGGAACGAGATAATGTTTCAAAGTCTCAAGTAAAATCGATACTTTCAGCTCAAGCAAGTCGAGCTGATAAGTTGAAATTTGCAGACGATGTTATTCAAAATGACAATGAGAACATTGATCTTTTACCTCAAGTTTCGAAGCTTCATCAGCACTATATGTCGCTAAGTCGAGCATGA
- the ampD gene encoding 1,6-anhydro-N-acetylmuramyl-L-alanine amidase AmpD translates to MRITTDAWLEGVRHVPSPYCDTRPNEVNVSLLVVHNISLPPGQYGGNAIEQFFTGKLVPSEHPFFAVIHQMKVSAHCLIRRDGEVVQFVPFNMRAWHAGKSSFSGVERCNDYSIGIELEGTDFDSYTDQQYVSLGRVTTLLMERYPFITTDRITGHQYIAPLRKTDPGLVFNWRYFHSVIKCD, encoded by the coding sequence ATGAGAATTACAACGGATGCTTGGTTGGAAGGTGTGAGGCATGTACCCTCTCCTTATTGCGATACACGGCCTAATGAGGTGAATGTGAGTTTGCTTGTTGTTCATAATATAAGCCTACCTCCAGGCCAATATGGCGGCAACGCAATTGAACAATTTTTTACTGGCAAACTTGTACCAAGTGAACATCCATTTTTTGCCGTCATTCATCAAATGAAGGTCTCGGCTCACTGTTTAATTCGTAGAGATGGAGAAGTGGTGCAGTTTGTACCATTTAATATGAGAGCTTGGCATGCTGGGAAATCTAGTTTTTCAGGCGTAGAGCGATGCAATGACTATTCCATTGGTATCGAATTGGAAGGTACCGATTTTGATTCGTACACAGATCAACAATATGTGTCTTTAGGACGGGTTACAACGCTATTGATGGAACGATATCCGTTTATAACTACCGATCGAATTACGGGTCACCAATACATTGCCCCACTAAGAAAAACGGATCCAGGTTTGGTCTTTAATTGGCGCTATTTTCATAGTGTAATCAAGTGTGACTAA
- a CDS encoding prepilin peptidase, with amino-acid sequence MELFEYYPWLYPVFAGIFGLIVGSFLNVVIHRVPIMMEREWKQDCAETFPDLNIPLDNKKFNLSIPRSSCPRCKTPLRIIDNIPIISWLLLKGKCHHCKEPISIRYPLVELLTAIMSCTIAYYFELSYYSIALLFFSFALISATFIDLDTMLLPDSITLPLTWFGLFLALIGWSPVSLQDAVIGAIAGYLCLWSVYWVFKIVTGKEGMGYGDFKLLAALGAWLGWQHLPMIVLLSSFVGLIFGLIQLRLQKKGIDRQFPFGPYLAIAGWISLLWGNQIMVWYYSSVLGI; translated from the coding sequence ATGGAATTATTCGAGTATTACCCTTGGCTTTACCCTGTTTTCGCGGGGATATTTGGACTCATTGTCGGCAGTTTTTTAAATGTGGTAATACACCGCGTACCAATCATGATGGAGCGCGAATGGAAACAAGATTGTGCGGAAACATTCCCAGATCTTAATATCCCATTGGATAACAAAAAATTTAATTTAAGTATTCCTCGTTCTAGTTGCCCTCGATGCAAAACGCCATTACGTATAATTGATAACATCCCAATAATAAGTTGGTTATTGCTCAAAGGAAAGTGCCATCATTGCAAAGAACCTATTAGTATTCGTTATCCTTTGGTCGAGTTATTAACGGCAATAATGAGTTGCACAATTGCTTACTATTTTGAACTAAGTTACTACTCTATAGCTCTTCTCTTCTTTTCTTTCGCATTAATCTCAGCAACGTTTATCGATCTCGATACCATGCTTCTTCCCGATAGCATCACCTTACCATTAACTTGGTTTGGTCTCTTCCTTGCGTTGATTGGGTGGAGCCCAGTCTCTTTGCAAGATGCCGTAATTGGAGCCATTGCTGGGTACCTTTGTCTATGGAGCGTGTATTGGGTATTTAAGATAGTCACAGGTAAAGAAGGCATGGGATATGGCGATTTTAAACTCCTCGCGGCACTTGGGGCTTGGTTAGGTTGGCAACACCTACCTATGATTGTGTTATTGTCTTCCTTTGTGGGACTCATATTCGGACTCATTCAATTACGCTTGCAAAAAAAAGGAATCGATAGACAGTTTCCCTTTGGTCCATATCTTGCTATTGCTGGATGGATAAGTCTACTATGGGGAAATCAAATCATGGTCTGGTACTATTCTTCTGTATTAGGTATTTAA
- a CDS encoding pilin translates to MLFNPDTAFKSSGSFRLPHNRNIRSSGFTLIELMIVVAVIGVLSSIAIPQYQNYIKKSQLGAAMATVAALKINVEDYIATSGAFPTLSSSQIASDLGATASSLGDIETKSATNHPLSGQLILTMSSDTQFNKKKIALNRDNVGSWTCITDVTEKLVVPKQCSTGTVF, encoded by the coding sequence ATGCTTTTTAACCCCGACACCGCTTTCAAGAGCAGCGGTAGTTTCCGCCTACCCCATAATCGCAACATAAGAAGTAGTGGCTTCACTTTAATAGAACTGATGATAGTCGTTGCTGTTATTGGTGTGTTGTCCTCTATCGCCATTCCTCAGTATCAAAATTACATCAAAAAGTCTCAATTAGGTGCCGCAATGGCAACCGTTGCCGCACTTAAGATTAATGTAGAAGATTACATAGCAACGAGTGGAGCGTTCCCGACGTTATCTTCAAGCCAAATTGCCTCAGATCTCGGTGCGACCGCTTCATCACTAGGTGATATCGAAACAAAGTCAGCAACCAACCACCCTCTATCAGGTCAACTGATCCTAACGATGAGTAGTGATACTCAATTTAATAAGAAGAAAATCGCACTTAATCGCGATAACGTGGGAAGTTGGACATGCATTACAGACGTTACTGAAAAATTAGTTGTCCCAAAACAATGCTCAACAGGCACGGTATTTTGA
- the nadC gene encoding carboxylating nicotinate-nucleotide diphosphorylase, which produces MKNTHDSDARLNYLKKQLPLEITRTVSDSLREDLGGTLEVTADITAMLIPSDRQSVATIITRESGVFCGQAWADEVFKQLGSKVSIDWHVQDGDKVEPNQTLCTLSGPARVLLTGERNAMNFIQTLSGCATTTAKYAQQIAGTNCKLLDTRKTIPGLRSALKYAVACGGGFNHRIGVFDAYLIKENHIIACGGINKAISVAKTLNPGKPVEIETESLEELIEAIDAGADIVMLDNFTTDMMREAVKINAGRADLENSGNVTLATIREFAETGVDYISVGALTKHLKAMDLSMRFK; this is translated from the coding sequence ATGAAAAATACACACGACAGCGACGCTCGCCTTAATTACTTAAAAAAGCAACTTCCTTTAGAAATAACACGTACAGTCTCAGATTCACTACGTGAAGACTTAGGCGGTACATTGGAGGTTACGGCAGACATCACCGCAATGCTTATTCCGTCAGATCGACAAAGCGTCGCAACCATTATTACTCGTGAATCGGGCGTTTTTTGCGGGCAGGCTTGGGCTGATGAAGTGTTTAAACAACTTGGAAGTAAGGTAAGCATAGATTGGCATGTACAAGATGGTGACAAGGTCGAACCAAATCAAACCTTGTGCACGCTATCTGGTCCCGCAAGAGTGTTATTGACGGGTGAGCGCAACGCCATGAACTTTATTCAGACATTGTCTGGTTGCGCAACCACAACTGCAAAATATGCCCAACAGATCGCAGGAACAAACTGCAAGCTACTAGACACACGTAAAACTATTCCGGGTTTACGCAGCGCGCTAAAATATGCGGTTGCCTGCGGTGGTGGTTTTAATCATCGTATCGGAGTATTCGACGCCTATTTAATTAAAGAAAATCACATCATCGCTTGCGGTGGTATTAATAAGGCCATTTCAGTGGCGAAAACGCTTAACCCTGGCAAGCCAGTTGAAATTGAAACAGAATCGCTTGAGGAGCTCATAGAAGCAATTGACGCTGGTGCTGATATCGTTATGTTAGACAATTTTACTACCGATATGATGAGAGAAGCAGTGAAAATCAACGCTGGCAGAGCAGATTTAGAGAACTCAGGAAACGTAACATTAGCGACCATTAGAGAATTTGCGGAAACGGGTGTTGATTATATCTCTGTGGGCGCATTAACCAAACACCTAAAAGCGATGGACCTGTCAATGCGTTTTAAGTAA
- a CDS encoding GspE/PulE family protein, whose product MDIIRNISNDQLSELVPLSDEELNITSAELQRNDPISRYINQVLLEAIQKRSSDIHFEPYEHKYRIRLRCDGVLVEIDSPPSQLANRLSSRIKVMANLDIAEKRLPQDGRIKHTLTSKQSVDIRVSTLPTLWGEKIVLRLLKTQSVPLDITALGLSQTQLDLYVSAISKPQGLILITGPTGSGKTISLYTALTYLNTPEKNISTAEDPIEINLLGINQVQMNDKIDLNFTSTLRALLRQDPDIIMVGEIRDIESAEIVIKAAQTGHLVLSTLHTNSASEAVTRLLNMGVDKFSLASCLSLVVAQRLTRALCPVCKEFDLETSSNRKLNPRGSLQIYKANPHGCSDCLNGYSGLIGIFELLNIDKTLMRTIERQNSASKINDIALENGFIPLSESGKNKLIEGITSIKELQRTLVF is encoded by the coding sequence ATGGATATAATTAGAAACATCAGCAATGACCAACTATCTGAATTGGTGCCTCTTTCTGATGAAGAACTAAACATAACTAGTGCTGAGTTGCAAAGAAATGACCCTATTAGCCGTTATATCAATCAGGTTTTGTTAGAGGCAATACAGAAAAGATCCTCAGATATTCATTTCGAGCCTTATGAACATAAATACCGTATTCGCTTACGATGCGATGGTGTATTAGTCGAGATAGATTCTCCGCCCTCCCAATTAGCAAATAGGCTGTCTTCTAGAATAAAAGTAATGGCCAACTTGGATATTGCAGAGAAAAGACTTCCGCAAGATGGGCGGATTAAACACACGCTAACGTCTAAACAGAGCGTTGATATTCGCGTCTCTACATTGCCAACATTATGGGGAGAAAAGATCGTCCTTAGATTGCTCAAAACACAATCAGTCCCATTAGACATAACAGCCCTAGGTTTATCCCAAACGCAATTGGACCTCTATGTGTCTGCAATTAGTAAACCTCAAGGATTAATATTAATCACCGGCCCTACAGGAAGTGGTAAAACCATTTCACTATATACCGCGCTCACCTATCTCAATACACCAGAAAAGAACATATCAACGGCTGAAGATCCGATCGAGATTAACCTATTAGGTATCAATCAAGTACAAATGAACGACAAAATCGACCTGAACTTCACCTCCACCCTAAGAGCCCTTCTAAGACAAGACCCTGACATTATTATGGTCGGAGAAATTCGTGATATTGAGAGCGCTGAGATTGTAATTAAAGCGGCACAAACTGGTCACCTTGTACTTTCCACACTGCATACCAACTCAGCTAGCGAAGCAGTTACTCGACTGCTTAACATGGGGGTAGATAAATTTAGCCTAGCCTCATGCTTATCATTAGTCGTCGCGCAGAGACTTACACGGGCATTATGTCCTGTATGCAAAGAATTCGATTTGGAAACCTCTTCGAATCGAAAGCTAAACCCTCGAGGTTCTCTACAAATATACAAAGCTAATCCTCACGGATGCTCCGACTGTCTCAACGGTTACTCAGGGTTGATTGGTATATTCGAATTGCTAAACATAGACAAAACCCTTATGAGAACAATTGAACGCCAAAACAGTGCTTCTAAAATAAACGACATAGCGTTAGAGAATGGTTTTATTCCTCTGTCTGAATCAGGGAAAAATAAATTAATTGAAGGGATAACGAGTATCAAAGAATTGCAACGAACCTTAGTCTTTTAG
- a CDS encoding type II secretion system F family protein, producing MKSTRLPLQRYRWTGRNITGKQINDTMFARDKYEVISILTNRNIYIRDIKQIKISFYSLKKQRMTAKDINLFTRQLATLLNSGLSLTLSLSLLANNHPKSGGQLVITLIKNAIEEGCPLSEALKKASPLFDNTYVHLVSSAELSGQLAQTFERIAHYREKTTQQKSKLVKAMIYPIFVLLLAFLVTYLMLVKVIPEFEHMFRSFGAQLPWFTQKIISLSHWLSTNTAKQLTWLIALTSFYKFLIVYSYRFHRLIDKKKLSIPVVGPLIVKSIIARFSRSLAVMVRSGVPVISAIRNSINLTTNLYFRAAVNQLFDEVSTGVPIYVAMTKTHCFPDLMIQMVMVGEQSGALDCMLNKVADTFDTELDESIDKLNTLVEPLLILFLGVVVGGVVIAIYLPIFNMMDVLG from the coding sequence ATGAAATCAACTCGACTTCCCTTACAGCGTTACCGCTGGACCGGCCGAAATATTACTGGAAAGCAAATAAATGACACTATGTTCGCAAGAGATAAATATGAAGTCATTTCAATACTGACAAATAGGAATATTTATATAAGAGATATAAAACAGATCAAAATCTCATTTTATTCGCTAAAAAAACAACGAATGACAGCAAAAGACATCAATCTATTTACTCGACAATTAGCCACACTACTTAATTCTGGACTTTCCTTAACTTTATCATTATCACTGCTTGCAAATAATCACCCTAAATCAGGTGGCCAACTTGTTATTACCTTAATTAAAAATGCGATTGAGGAAGGATGTCCACTGTCCGAAGCCCTTAAAAAGGCCAGTCCCCTATTTGACAATACCTATGTACATTTGGTTTCTAGCGCTGAACTTTCCGGGCAGTTAGCACAAACTTTCGAAAGAATTGCTCATTATAGAGAAAAAACGACGCAACAAAAATCTAAGCTTGTGAAAGCAATGATCTATCCTATCTTTGTCTTATTATTAGCCTTTTTAGTCACCTATTTGATGTTAGTAAAGGTCATACCCGAATTTGAACATATGTTCCGTAGTTTTGGTGCTCAATTACCTTGGTTTACTCAGAAAATCATTTCCCTCTCTCACTGGTTAAGTACTAATACGGCCAAGCAGTTAACTTGGTTAATCGCACTTACTTCGTTTTATAAGTTTCTCATTGTCTACTCTTATCGTTTTCATCGGCTCATCGACAAAAAAAAACTCAGTATCCCTGTTGTTGGCCCTCTGATCGTGAAATCTATCATTGCTCGATTTAGTCGGTCATTGGCGGTAATGGTTCGTTCCGGAGTTCCCGTCATCAGCGCCATTCGTAACAGCATAAATCTAACCACTAACCTTTATTTTAGAGCAGCCGTGAATCAACTATTCGATGAAGTATCAACTGGTGTACCTATCTATGTAGCCATGACGAAAACCCACTGCTTTCCAGATTTAATGATTCAAATGGTCATGGTAGGGGAACAATCTGGAGCACTTGATTGCATGCTAAATAAAGTTGCGGATACGTTTGATACAGAACTAGATGAGAGCATAGATAAATTGAATACCTTAGTAGAGCCCTTACTTATTCTGTTTTTGGGTGTCGTTGTCGGTGGTGTAGTCATCGCTATCTACTTACCTATCTTTAACATGATGGACGTATTAGGATAG